In the genome of Colletotrichum lupini chromosome 8, complete sequence, one region contains:
- a CDS encoding short chain dehydrogenase, translating into MPTGQKTSGPEGNKLFTRNHLFDLTGKVALVTGGGTGIGLMATQALASNSAKVYITSRNQSKLDNTVQTYGQNVPGSIVPIVADVTKKSDIDKLYKEIESKEPALDILVNNAGVSSAAFEVESDSAQDMKASLFDDASADFEDWTETYRTNVAAVFYVAASFLPLLQKSTDEQHGWSGTVINISSISGMIKKSQHHFSYNASKAATIHVNRMLAEEIASNGLKIRVNSIAPGVFPSEMTTKGPADEEQKSEIPKEKYADKVIAGRPGRDEDMASTVLFFACNQYLNGQTLAVDGGYTLAAGM; encoded by the exons ATGCCTACTGGCCAAAAGACATCCGGCCCCGAGGGCAACAAGCTCTTCACCCGCAACCACCTCTTTGACCTCACCGGCAAAGTCGCTCTCGTCACGG GCGGCGGCACAGGCATAGGCCTAATGGCAACCCAAGCCCTCGCCTCCAACAGCGCGAAAGTCTACATCACCTCCCGCAACCAATCCAAGCTCGACAACACCGTCCAAACCTACGGCCAAAACGTCCCCGGCTCCATCGTCCCCATCGTCGCGGACGTCACCAAGAAATCCGACATTGACAAACTCTACAAGGAAATCGAATCAAAGGAACCCGCCCTCGACATCCTCGTCAACAACGCCGGCGTCTCCAGCGCCGCCTTCGAAGTCGAGAGCGACTCCGCGCAGGACATGAAAGCAAGCCTCTTCGACGACGCCTCCGCCGATTTCGAGGACTGGACCGAGACCTATCGCACAAACGTCGCGGCCGTCTTCTACGTCGCCGCGAGCTTCCTCCCCCTCCTGCAGAAATCCACAGACGAACAGCACGGCTGGTCCGGCACCGTCATCAACATCAGCAGCATCAGCGGCATGATTAAGAAGTCGCAGCACCACTTCTCGTATAACGCGTCCAAGGCGGCGACGATCCACGTGAACCGCATGCTCGCCGAGGAGATTGCGTCCAATGGGTTGAAGATCCGCGTGAACAGCATCGCGCCTGGTGTTTTCCCCAGTGAGATGACGACCAAGGGGCCGGCTGATGAGGAGCAGAAGAGCGAGATTCCAAAGGAGAAGTATGCTGATAAGGTTATCGCGGGACGGCCTGGGAGGGATGAGGATATGGCGTCTACGGTGCTGTTTTTTGCGTGTAATCAGTATTTGAATGGGCAGACGCTTGCTGTTGACGGGGGGTATACTCTTGCTGCTGGGATGTGA